In Limanda limanda chromosome 21, fLimLim1.1, whole genome shotgun sequence, a genomic segment contains:
- the myoz1b gene encoding myozenin-1b encodes MPLATLAPPNKRTKSDKIITDLSNISQNDDEADPEASEFDLGTKIKTPKDLMLEELSLLSNKGSKMFRMRQQRVDKFIVTNQNMQNLENLLICPPPVAPKPEMPKVEVVEETVDEEADKEAKRKEYIRTYVSPWERAMRGNLELTATMKGNMPGPIEIHPDLILYKSFNRTALPFGGNDKACKMLAFVLPEPSVANDEPESLASLQADIRSRPSFNRTPIGWVCSEDNTNIHMDVDNIAFDGETDDL; translated from the exons ATGCCTCTCGCTACTCTTGCCCCTCCTAACAAAAGGACGAAGTCCGACAAGATCATCACTGACCTGTCAAACATCAGCCAGAAtg ACGATGAAGCCGACCCAGAGGCCTCCGAGTTCGACCTGGGCACCAAGATCAAGACGCCCAAGGACTTGATGCTGGAGGAGCTCTCCCTGCTCTCGAACAAGGGCTCCAAGATGTTCAGGATGAGGCAGCAAAGAGTGGACAAGTTCATCGTGACCAACCAGAACATG CAGAACCTCGAGAACCTGCTGATTTGTCCTCCCCCTGTTGCACCAAAACCTGAGATGCCAAAAGTAGAAG TGGTGGAGGAGACGGTGGATGAGGAGGCGGATAAGGAGGCGAAGAGGAAGGAGTATATACGCACCTACGTATCACCATGGGAACGGGCCATGAGGGGCAACTTGGAGCTGACAGCCACCATGAAGGGCAACATGCCGGGACCCATCGAGATCCACCCAGACCTGATCCTGTACAAGAGCttcaacag GACGGCGTTGCCATTTGGCGGCAACGACAAGGCGTGCAAGATGCTGGCCTTCGTGCTCCCAGAGCCCAGCGTTGCCAACGATGAGCCGGAGTCACTGGCCTCCCTGCAGGCGGACATCCGCTCACGACCCTCGTTCAACCGCACGCCCATCGGCTGGGTGTGCAGCGAggacaacacaaacatccacatGGACGTGGACAACATCGCCTTCGACGGAGAGACAGATGACCTGTGA
- the synpo2lb gene encoding synaptopodin 2-like protein, which yields MVAEEIVVSLSGGAPWGFRLQGGVEQQNPLHVAKVRRRSKACRAGLKEQDELVAIDDHVCAELSHAQAMSIIDSQSATLSLRVKRAPSGFHSSSYSGHSAPPRSSVRVLSPPVPSLSSQRPSVLSPIGIPKGITSPPDSEAYYGETDSDADTQALTHRRQRRTPPHARSPARYDNQEEEETSEMSGYESATDAGGSLQVPWDSQCLVGVPRRELIYQPLQTEWTAPAHNPHTLTPRTLVPTPDQGLVEAEGEGDSGFQEAGGCIGPSCVPLVSPERAKEALMLGSSKQLVPMVGMHTPISDELSTTYMDKARQAKLQRGESVVEKQVKEARTKCRSIASLLTDAPNPNSKGVLMFKKRRQRAKKYTLTCFGKAEGDRGEDTEGETGGETEEEGGNSILSGSEVDEEGFSSSFDPTWDSGYLDLLDRRSSACPSSAPTTPTTPKANHSLGLDISAYQSPGLLTPVNQTPGLEGSGLESSPYQGSRLESGITKPSTINHPAHMSPPAVAHTNGVSVAVSRASVVLSAPSQTPLQSQNGPHGSTPNISPSSVTDSDHHLDNLGANPSVLNRTARPFTPGPTPSRASVTSVMFRPPQAKPMMVSMETKPVAAVSMVTILPTRHPSGPDARRAVSSTSLYIPPRHNNTHPSVNSPPSALSPPYSLSSAPFSPTLANTQMFSPQPAVHASPATPLSPPVAQGSPVGPSPAQTFSPPAPLLHPSTPAQAYTPPSACLPALPISPQYAPDPPQMSFNAQNTHLPAPTQPYPSPSVHPYLNMSGGITPNPHAAMSTASPPQAPASDSLATREQRISVPAARTGILHDARRRSNNKPMFCAVQNKDVSPNPDLLSMVQNMDDRFVRPPAAEPGVPPSGETGHESGPEEDWLRLGAEACNFMQAQRGPRPPPVAPKPQAPQMPQLAGKGGQLFARRQSRMDRYVVDRSPSVAAAPYSPAQTREPSPTPSLPATWKYSSSIRAPPPISYNPLLSPSCPLKVQKKPEVKKAGPAAGSKGKKAGIKPVDIMSYQPYQLNSSLFTYGNGVPQDTSTYQQQRGMSGVPQKTARVYEVKRFSTPPPISTGPALKVIVPRSATTLGEPLWRSDVTSPPTVGPASYQPYQPQPHPYQPQWANGPLSPPPPPAPTAPLPHLPTFSSSPAPNPPSNAAQAGRDFKSAPDLSPLSPIGASQPALSSALPARVPKPRFSTSNLGLQPSVWRPGSTMH from the exons ATGGTGGCGGAGGAGATTGTGGTCTCCCTCTCAGGAGGAGCTCCGTGGGGCTTCAGGCTGCAGGGAGGAGTGGAGCAGCAAAACCCTCTACATGTGGCCAAG GTACGCAGACGCAGCAAAGCCTGCAGAGCTGGACTGAAAGAGCAGGATGAGCTGGTTGCCATTGACGACCATGTGTGTGCAGAGCTCAGTCATGCCCAGGCGATGAGCATCATAGATTCACAGAGCGCTACACTCAGCCTGAGGGTGAAAAG GGCCCCCTCTGGATTCCACTCCTCATCCTACTCTGGTCACTCCgcacccccccgctcctccgTGAGGGTCCTGTCTCCCCCTGTGCCCTCCTTGTCCTCCCAGCGTCCCTCAGTCCTCTCGCCCATCGGGATACCCAAGGGCATCACTTCCCCTCCAGACAGTGAGGCCTACtatggagagacagacagcgacGCAGACACTCAGGCCCTCACTCACCGCCGCCAACGCCGCACGCCTCCTCATGCACGCTCACCTGCACGCTATGACAaccaagaagaggaggagacctCGGAGATGAGCGG GTATGAGAGTGCCACGGATGCGGGGGGTTCCCTGCAGGTGCCATGGGATAGTCAGTGTCTGGTTGGCGTCCCCCGCAGAGAGCTGATCTACCAGCCCCTCCAGACAGAGTGGACCGCTCCggcacacaacccacacacccTGACCCCTCGTACACTCGTCCCGACCCCCGATCAGGGGCTGGTGGAAGCGGAGGGTGAGGGTGACAGTGGCTTCCAGGAGGCAGGGGGCTGCATCGGGCCCAGCTGCGTGCCCCTGGTGTCACCTGAGCGGGCGAAAGAGGCTCTGATGTTGGGCTCCAGCAAACAGCTGGTGCCCATGGTGGGGATGCACACCCCCATCAGTGATGAGCTCTCCACCACCTACATGGACAAAGCACGGCAAGCCA AGCTGCAGCGCGGGGAGAGTGTGGTGGAGAAGCAAGTGAAAGAAGCTCGTACCAAATGCCGCTCTATCGCCTCTTTGCTGACTGATGCTCCCAACCCCAACTCAAAAGGGGTTCTTATGTTCAAGAAGCGCCGACAGAGGGCAAAGAAGTACACGCTGACCTGCTTTGGCAAAGCTgagggagatagaggagaggacaccgagggagagacaggaggggagacggaggaggaaggaggaaattCCATCCTAAGTGGCTCGGAAGTGGATGAAGAGGGATTCTCATCATCATTTGACCCCACGTGGGACTCGGGTTATCTGGATCTGCTGGACAGGAGAAGCTCTGCCTGCCCGTCATCCGCACCAACTACTCCAACAACACcaaaagccaatcacagcctAGGGTTGGACATCTCAGCCTATCAGAGTCCAGGACTTCTGACCCCTGTCAATCAAACCCCAGGGTTGGAGGGCTCAGGGCTGGAGAGCTCACCCTATCAGGGTTCAAGGCTGGAGAGCGGCATCACAAAGCCCTCAACGATCAACCACCCTGCACACATGTCTCCTCCCGCTGTCGCTCACACCAATGGTGTGTCAGTAGCTGTCAGTCGGGCGAGCGTTGTTCTGAGCGCACCCTCTCAGACTCCTCTTCAAAGTCAAAATGGTCCACATGGTTCGACCCCAAACATTAGTCCGAGCTCTGTCACAGACTCAGACCATCACCTGGACAACCTTGGTGCTAATCCAAGCGTTCTGAACCGCACCGCACGACCTTTCACCCCTGGCCCGACCCCTTCTCGTGCATCTGTAACCTCTGTCATGTTTCGCCCTCCCCAGGCCAAACCCATGATGGTGTCCATGGAAACCAAACCTGTGGCGGCCGTCTCCATGGTGACAATACTGCCTACTCGCCATCCATCAGGGCCAGATGCGCGGAGAGCGGTGTCTAGCACCTCTCTGTACATCCCTCCAAGACATAACAACACTCACCCCTCTGTTAACTCCCCTCCCTCAGCTCTCTCGCCTCCCTACTCTCTTTCTTCTGCACCTTTCTCCCCGACTctagcaaacacacaaatgttttctCCTCAGCCTGCAGTGCATGCTTCTCCTGCcacccctctgtctccacctgtagCTCAAGGAAGCCCAGTCGGTCCATCACCTGCTCAAACCTTCTCCCCTCCAGCTCCACTTCTACATCCCTCTACTCCTGCTCAGGCTTACACACCTCCCTCTGCttgtcttcctgctcttccCATCTCCCCACAATATGCCCCTGACCCACCTCAAATGTCCTTCAATGCCCAGAACACCCATCTTCCTGCGCCCACCCAGCCTTACCCATCTCCATCTGTTCACCCTTACCTAAACATGTCAGGTGGAATAACTCCTAACCCCCATGCTGCCATGTCAACTGCATCGCCTCCGCAAGCTCCCGCCTCTGATTCACTTGCAACACGTGAGCAGCGCATCTCTGTCCCTGCCGCTCGCACCGGCATCCTGCATGATGCCCGTCGTCGTAGCAACAACAAGCCGATGTTTTGTGCAGTCCAGAACAAAGATGTTTCTCCCAACCCGGATTTGCTGTCGATGGTCCAGAACATGGATGACCGCTTCGTGAGACCCCCGGCTGCTGAACCTGGAGTTCCACCCAGTGGGGAGACTGGGCACGAGTCGGGGCCTGAGGAGGACTGGCTGAGACTAGGGGCAGAGGCCTGCAACTTCATGCAGGCTCAGCGCGGACCCAGGCCCCCCCCTGTGGCCCCAAAACCACAAGCTCCTCAGATGCCACAGCTGGCAGGGAAGGGAGGGCAGCTGTTTGCCCGCAGACAAAGCAGGATGGATCGATATGTTGTGGATCGGTCTCCCTCTGTGGCTGCAGCACCTTACTCTCCTGCCCAGACAAGGGAGCCCTCACCCACGCCTTCTCTCCCTGCCACCTGGAAGTACTCATCCAGCATCCGTGCTCCACCTCCCATCAGCTACAAccccctcctctcaccctcctGCCCTCTGAAAGTCCAGAAGAAGCCTGAGGTGAAAAAGGCTGGGCCAGCTGCAGGGTCGAAAGGGAAGAAAGCGGGCATCAAGCCTGTGGACATCATGAGCTACCAGCCCTACCAGCTCAACTCCTCCCTGTTCACCTATGGGAATGGGGTTCCCCAGGACACATCAACCTATCAGCAGCAGCGAGGAATGTCAGGTGTTCCTCAGAAAACAGCACGAGTATACGAGGTGAAGCGCTTCTCCACTCCCCCACCGATATCCACAGGGCCTGCCCTCAAAGTTATCGTCCCTCGATCTGCTACGACACTCGGAGAACCACTGTGGCGCTCTGATGTCACGTCTCCACCCACAGTTGGTCCTGCCTCTTACCAACCCTATCAGCCTCAACCCCATCCTTACCAACCTCAGTGGGCCAACGGTCCTCTGTCTCCCCCGCCGCCTCCTGCCCCTACCGCCCCACTTCCTCATCTTcccaccttctcctcttctccggCTCCAAACCCG CCATCCAACGCTGCCCAGGCCGGCAGGGATTTCAAGAGCGCCCCAGATCTTAGTCCCCTGAGTCCGATTGGTGCCTCACAGCCAGCCCTCAGCAGCGCTCTGCCTGCCAGGGTACCGAAGCCCAGGTTCAGCACTTCCAACCTGGGCCTGCAGCCCAGCGTCTGGCGCCCTGGATCCACCATGCACTGA